The genomic region GGCCGGCGTGCAGTTGAACAGCCTGGCCATCGTCTACGGCGCGCTCGGGCGCTTCGACGAGGCGATCGCGACGTTCGCCGAGGCCGTTCCGCACTACGAGTCGGCCGGGCTCGCCGAACGCGTGGCGCAGGCGCGGATCAACGCGGCGATCACCCTGGCGCAGAGCGGCCGGCCCGCCGAGGCCGCCGAGCGGCTGACCGACTCGCTGGCCGAGCTCGACGCGCTGCCGGCGGCCCCACTGCTGTCGAGCCTGCAGGTGTCGGTGATGCTCGCGCTGACCGAGGCGCTGCGGGACTCGGGGAATCCGGAGGCGGCGCTGGCGCTGTACCCGCGACTGCTGGCCGCGGCCGAGGCCGTCGGCGACACCCCGCGCCTGGCCATCGCCTGGGGCAACCTCGGCAAGCTGCACGCGAAGAACGGGCGCGCCGAGGAAGGCGTCCCCTGCATCGACAAGGCACTGGAGCTCCACCGCTCGATCGGCAACCGCGACGGCGAGGGCTACGCGCTGTGGGCGCTGGGCGAAGCACTCGCGCTCCTGGAACAGAAAGACCGTGCGCGCTGCGCGTGGTCCGAGGCGCGCGAGATCTTCCTGGCGCTCGGACGCCACGGCTACGCCGCCGATCTCGCGCAGTCGATCGCCGAGATCGCCGAGATCGCCGAGCCGGATACGACCGACGCGGCGGACGCAACGAACACCGCTGATACGCCCCACACGCCGGACACCGCGACGCCATAGGACTCCATAGGACTCCATAGCCTGAGCCGCGCCGCCACCCCGATTCGGCCAGCCCCCTCCGACCGGCCGACCCGGAACACGACCGCAAACCGCGGTCTGCCCGCCGCCCCACGACGGGCAGACCGCGTGCTCAGGCCCCCTGGTCCCCCCGACCCCCGATGCGGATCCGGTGGAACCCTCCCCTACCAGGTCCCGTTGGTGTTCCCTGGTTGTCATCAATTCTCCGTGGGCGTGCTTGCGTTTGGCTTGCGCGGCGACTGCGCGGCGCAAGAACCCGGTGAATCGTCCCCGACGCCGACCGCGCTGTGTCGACCCGATGGGACACGCAGTCACGGCACTATGACCTGCTGTCGCGCAACGGGCAGTGGAAAACCCTTGCGGAGGGCTGATCCCAGCGCAAAGATCACGACGTATGACCCCACCCGCTGAACCCGCCAAGGCCCTCGCGCCGGGCGTCGTGCCCCCGGACACCGTCGACCTGGACGGGTTCCACCTGCGCCGTCCCACCTCCGAGGACGCCCAGGCCCTGCACGCGGCCGTGAAGGCCAGCTTCGCCGAGCTGCACCCGTGGATGCCGTGGTGCACCGAGCCGGTGGAGCTCGCCTCCCAGCAGGGGTTCATCGAGCGCTCCGAGACCGGCTGGAGCGCGCAGACCACGTTCAACTGGCTGATCGTGGACGCCGGCGACCACCTGATCGGCACCATCGGTCTGATGGACCGGATCGGCCCCGGCGGCCTGGAGATCGGCTACTGGCTGCGCACCGACGCCACCGGCCGCGGCGTGATGACCCGCGCCACCGCCCGGGTCACCGACATCGCCCTGTCCCTGCCCGGCGTGGAGCGCGTGGAGATCCACTGCGACGCCGCGAACGTCCGCAGCGCCGCGATCCCCCGCCGCCTGGGCTACCGCCTGGACCGCGAGGCCCACACAGAGCCTGAGGCCCCCGGGGAGTCCGGGCTGAACCAGCACTGGATCACCCCCTGAGCAGGTCGGGCAGGCTGAGCAGGT from Catenulispora sp. MAP5-51 harbors:
- a CDS encoding GNAT family N-acetyltransferase, which gives rise to MTPPAEPAKALAPGVVPPDTVDLDGFHLRRPTSEDAQALHAAVKASFAELHPWMPWCTEPVELASQQGFIERSETGWSAQTTFNWLIVDAGDHLIGTIGLMDRIGPGGLEIGYWLRTDATGRGVMTRATARVTDIALSLPGVERVEIHCDAANVRSAAIPRRLGYRLDREAHTEPEAPGESGLNQHWITP